One region of Baekduia soli genomic DNA includes:
- a CDS encoding phosphotransferase family protein — MPDADGLGEALRAFLAERVGEPGLRLECLRRSVEGFSWETYVVGVAWDAGGAVRRRRLVVHREPAAGLLRPYRAATQFALRRAVEGIDGVPVPRTLWLDEHGEATGRPLYVVERVAGEVPTQWTSDRAFAGATQRAAVARELMRIAAALHAAPPAVAPPGLRGAQDPDPIAEVRHWHAIYTGEGLEPVPILDWGFAWLLAHADHVSGRRAVLHGDLRTGNYLLHDGRIAAVLDWEEAHVGDPVQDLAHCALRLFRGRTRLPSGLVELPELLARYEEAAGWAVPPRAFHFWSVHESVYTAVTMVRAAAIFAAGETHDVRYAALGYQSHHGLRHVLDYLEAARAGGPPR; from the coding sequence ATGCCTGACGCCGACGGGCTCGGCGAGGCGCTGCGCGCCTTCCTCGCCGAGCGCGTGGGCGAGCCCGGCCTCCGCCTCGAGTGCCTGCGCCGCAGCGTCGAGGGCTTCTCGTGGGAGACCTACGTGGTCGGCGTGGCCTGGGACGCCGGAGGGGCGGTGCGGCGCCGCCGTCTCGTCGTCCACCGCGAGCCGGCCGCCGGCCTGCTGCGGCCCTACCGTGCGGCCACGCAGTTCGCCCTGCGCCGCGCCGTGGAGGGGATCGACGGGGTGCCGGTGCCCCGGACGCTGTGGCTCGACGAGCACGGCGAGGCGACCGGCCGCCCGCTCTACGTCGTCGAGCGCGTCGCGGGCGAGGTGCCGACGCAGTGGACGTCGGACCGGGCGTTCGCCGGCGCGACGCAGCGCGCGGCGGTGGCCCGCGAGCTCATGCGGATCGCCGCCGCGCTGCACGCCGCGCCGCCGGCGGTCGCGCCGCCCGGCCTGCGCGGCGCGCAGGACCCCGACCCGATCGCCGAGGTCCGCCACTGGCACGCGATCTACACGGGTGAGGGGCTGGAGCCCGTGCCGATCCTGGACTGGGGCTTCGCGTGGCTGCTGGCCCACGCCGACCACGTCTCGGGCCGCCGGGCCGTGCTGCACGGTGACCTGCGCACGGGCAACTACCTCCTGCACGACGGGCGCATCGCCGCCGTGCTCGACTGGGAGGAGGCCCACGTCGGCGACCCGGTGCAGGACCTGGCCCACTGCGCGCTGCGCCTGTTCCGCGGCCGCACCCGGCTGCCGTCGGGCCTCGTCGAGCTGCCCGAGCTGCTGGCCCGCTACGAGGAGGCCGCGGGCTGGGCCGTGCCGCCGCGCGCCTTCCACTTCTGGAGCGTCCACGAGTCGGTCTACACGGCGGTGACGATGGTCCGCGCCGCCGCGATCTTCGCCGCGGGGGAGACCCACGACGTCCGCTACGCCGCGCTGGGCTACCAGTCCCACCACGGTCTGCGCCACGTCCTGGACTACCTCGAGGCCGCGCGGGCCGGAGGGCCGCCGCGGTGA